A portion of the bacterium genome contains these proteins:
- a CDS encoding STAS domain-containing protein: MKVEIKGIQEITVMNLTGRIDAATAPQLEEEWHNLMTQEKNKVVINFKRVDYISSGGLRVLLLVAKEMKARDGILRFCHLDPNVYKIFKLAGFTSIFNIYETEEEAVRDI, translated from the coding sequence ATGAAGGTAGAAATTAAAGGAATTCAGGAAATTACCGTAATGAATCTTACTGGTCGAATAGATGCCGCTACGGCTCCCCAATTAGAAGAAGAATGGCATAACCTTATGACACAGGAAAAGAACAAGGTGGTCATTAACTTTAAAAGGGTTGATTATATCTCCAGCGGCGGATTACGGGTGCTATTACTTGTGGCTAAAGAGATGAAGGCTCGAGATGGAATTTTAAGGTTTTGTCATTTAGACCCCAATGTCTATAAAATCTTCAAATTGGCGGGCTTTACCTCTATCTTTAATATCTACGAGACAGAAGAAGAGGCAGTCCGGGATATTTAG